A window of Eretmochelys imbricata isolate rEreImb1 chromosome 25, rEreImb1.hap1, whole genome shotgun sequence contains these coding sequences:
- the OCEL1 gene encoding occludin/ELL domain-containing protein 1 — MANSTSSREKRQPIVESDGDPLNSSWQMWPSPARIRASGRSYPGKSDLSDSFDSSTREPPLPAQPPVGDVPHSSENQEACHLKPVRRFIPPSWKNFFQRWRREPEPFLPLAYAAAQSSPPVSPLLDRRRPARDGSSSSGFQEPSWSSPSECNQETEMSPPKSQQGQPALPSYEEKLEAYNLKYSYMKSWPGLLRLMAGLELLFGGMVFACVCAYIQKDYQWYNLYGGNLLSDGLFGGGYGYNYYGPMTPFVLVVASLAWLVTVILLGLGVTMYYRTILLDSHWWPLTEFALNIIMFLLYMGAAIAYVNDVNRGGLCYSLFASNPLLAAFCRVEGGQVAAIAFLFITTLLYLAGALVCLKMWRHEMARKQREAFEALHNPVLLQARPKRIVFQDEVMPSGSLPRKVTKQLAFSEKGEELGALSCSIPTGHTPKPHIVPDYVVKYPGICCPEEREKYKAVFNDQYGEYKELHHEVHAALQKFKELDAVMRRLPRLTPSRKEQSRVSNIWKEYKKKKRDPTFLEKQERCDYLKKKLTHIKARIQEYDRTAKEGSMYF; from the exons ATGGCGAACTCCACCTCCTCCAGGGAGAAGAGGCAGCCTATCGTGGAGTCAGACGGAGACCCGCTAAACTCCTCCTGGCAAATGTGGCCCTCGCCAGCCCGGATCAGGGCATCCGGCAGGTCCTACCCTGGCAAGAGCGACTTGTCTGACTCTTTCGATTCCTCCACCCGTGAGCCTCCCCTGCCCGCCCAGCCACCCGTCGGGGACGTTCCCCACAGCTCAGAGAACCAAGAGGCCTGTCACTTGAAGCCCGTCAGGCGTTTTATCCCGCCGTCGTGGAAGAACTTTTTCCAAAGATGGAGGCGAGAGCCCGAGCCGTTCCTGCCGCTGGCCTACGCCGCTGCCCAGAGCTCCCCACCCGTAAGTCCGTTGTTAGATCGCCGCAGGCCAGCCCGCGATGGCAGCTCCAGCAGCGGTTTCCAGGAACCCTCCTGGTCCAGCCCCTCTGAGTGTAACCAGGAGACAGAGATGTCTCCCCCCAAGAGCCAGCAGGGCCAACCCGCCTTGCCGAGCTATGAGGAGAAGCTGGAGGCCTACAACCTCAAGTACTCCTACATGAAGTCATGGCCAGGCCTGCTCAGGCTGATGGCCGGGCTGGAGCTGCTCTTTGGCGGCATGGTCTTTGCCTGTGTCTGTGCCTACATCCAGAAGGACTACCAGTGGTACAACCTGTACGGCGGGAACCTGCTGTCGGACGGCCTCTTTGGGGGGGGCTACGGGTACAATTATTACGGCCCCATGACCCCCTTTGTGCTGGTGGTGGCCAGCCTGGCGTGGCTGGTCACGGTGATCCTCTTGGGGCTGGGGGTCACCATGTACTATAGGACCATCCTCCTAGACTCCCACTGGTGGCCCCTGACGGAGTTCGCCCTCAACATCATCATGTTCCTCCTCTACATGGGGGCGGCCATCGCCTACGTCAACGACGTGAACCGTGGCGGCCTGTGCTACTCCTTGTTCGCCAGCAACCCGCTCCTAGCTGCCTTCTGCCGGGTGGAAGGGGGCCAGGTGGCAGCGATCGCCTTCCTCTTCATCACCACCCTGCTCTACCTGGCCGGGGCGCTGGTGTGTCTGAAGATGTGGAGGCATGAGATGGCGAGGAAGCAGCGGGAGGCCTTTGAAGCGCTA CACAACCCCGTCCTCCTGCAAGCCAGACCCAAGCGGATCGTCTTCCAGGATGAGGTGATGCCGTCCGGGAGCCTCCCCAGGAAGGTCACCAAACAGCTGGCGTTCTCCGAGAAGGGAGAGGAGTTGGGGGCCTTGAGTTGCTCCATCCCAACGGGGCACACCCCGAAGCCGCACATCGTCCCCGACTATGTTGT GAAATACCCGGGGATCTGCTGccctgaggagagagagaagtaCAAGGCCGTCTTCAATGACCAGTACGGGGAGTACAAGGAGCTCCACCATGAGGTCCATGCGGCGCTGCAGAAGTTCAAGGAGTTGGACGCCGTGATGAGGCGGCTGCCGCGTCTCACACCCAGCCGGAAG GAACAGAGCCGGGTCTCCAACATCTGGAAGGAGTACAAGAAGAAAAAGAGG gaccccaccttCCTGGAGAAACAGGAGCGCTGTGACTACCTGAAGAAGAAGCTCACGCACATCAAAGCGCGGATCCAGGAGTACGACCGGACAGCCAAGGAGGGCTCCATGTACTTCTGA
- the LOC144257417 gene encoding occludin-like encodes MYSQKPYDSPPTGYGPPGDGYGYDIHSPAPGSFYIEDVPQYFYKWNSPPGVVRILEALVVLLCITIFACVGSTLAWEYSYGYGGMYGSGLGSYYGSGYYGGGMGYGGYGGYGGYGGYGGYYGGMTNPRAASGFMIAMSVLCFIALLGFFVASVTKSSSARSRRFYLAVIVVCAILAFVMLIASIVYIMGVNPRAQMTGSYYYSPMLTMCNQMYSSGGAYMNQYLYHYCTVDPQEAIAIVCGFFIVILLCVICFFAHKTRHKIWKFGKPNIYWDKPLAFQEGPNVEEWVKNVAEGASMPDEMATLAYSEKPMSPVNAPASAYGYPRKENGYYAPEAYNPGSDQPARTFSTSTLEERGRESSSKPAARRGRRRRRNPELDESQYETDYTTAMESSDERDKDEWGSVYPPITSDSIRQEYKQEFDADLKHYKQLCAEMDDINDQLNQLSKQLDGLSEDSPQYQGVAEEYNRLKDLKRTPDYQTKKMESKALRNKLFHIKRMVSDYDKMRG; translated from the exons ATGTATAGCCAGAAGCCCTACGACAGCCCGCCCACCGGCTACGGCCCCCCCGGCGACGGCTACGGCTACGACATCCACTCCCCCGCCCCGGGCTCCTTCTACATTGAGGACGTGCCGCAGTATTTTTACAAGTGGAACTCTCCGCCTGGCGTGGTGAGGATCCTGGAGGCCCTGGTCGTCCTGCTCTGCATCACCATCTTCGCCTGCGTGGGCTCTACGCTGGCCTGGGAATACAGCTACGGCTACGGGGGCATGTACGGGAGCGGGCTAGGGAGCTACTACGGGTCTGGCTATTATGGCGGAGGGATGGGCTACGGGGGATACGGCGGCTACGGCGGCTACGGCGGCTACGGAGGCTACTATGGCGGGATGACCAACCCGCGGGCAGCCAGCGGCTTCATGATCGCCATGTCGGTATTGTGCTTCATCGCACTGCTGGGGTTCTTCGTGGCCAGCGTCACCAAGTCCAGCAGCGCCCGCTCCCGCAGGTTTTACCTGGCGGTCATCGTGGTGTGCGCCATCCTGGCCTTTGTCATGCTCATCGCCTCCATCGTCTACATCATGGGCGTCAACCCCCGGGCACAAATGACCGGCAGCTACTATTACAGCCCCATGCTGACCATGTGCAACCAGATGTACTCCTCCGGTGGAGCCTACATGAACCAGTACCTCTACCATTACTGCACCGTGGACCCACAGGAG GCCATCGCCATTGTCTGTGGGTTCTTCATCGTCATTCTTCTCTGCGTGATTTGCTTCTTTGCTCACAAGACGCGTCACAAGATCTGGAAGTTTGGGAAGCCCAATATCTACTGGGACAAGCCACTCGCCTTCCAGGAAGGCCCCAACGTGGAGGAGTGG GTGAAGAACGTTGCAGAGGGGGCTAGCATGCCCGATGAGATGGCCACGCTGGCCTACTCTGAGAAGCCAATGAGCCCTGTCAACGCCCCGGCCAGCGCCTACGGCTACCCGCGCAAGGAGAACGGCTACTATGCCCCCGAGGCCTACAACCCCGGAAG CGATCAGCCTGCCAGGACCTTCAGCACCAGCAccctggaggagagggggagggagagctccaGCAAGCCCGCCGCCCGGcgtgggaggagaaggaggcgCAACCCCGAGCTGGACGAGTCCCAGTACGAGACGGACTACACCACAGCCATGGAGTCCAGCGACGAGCGGGACAAGGACGAGTGGGGCAG cgtgtACCCCCCAATCACCTCGGACAGCATTCGCCAGGAATACAAGCAGGAGTTCGATGCTGACCTCAAGCACTACAAGCAGCTGTGCGCCGAGATGGACGACATCAACGACCAGTTGAACCAGCTCAGCAAGCAGCTGGACGGCTTGTCGGAGGACAGCCCACAGTACCAG